The following proteins are encoded in a genomic region of Bernardetia sp. MNP-M8:
- a CDS encoding type II toxin-antitoxin system VapC family toxin, whose translation MVKDRIVLDTNVVSAILKGNTEIVDKLENYTPCIPVIVCGELLFGANNSARVAQNTEIITSFINATEVLAVTYEVAEKYGKVRNQLKKIGRPIPENDIWIAAICLTYDLPLATLDKHFGYVEGIDLFL comes from the coding sequence ATGGTAAAGGATAGAATTGTTTTAGATACAAATGTAGTTTCTGCTATCCTAAAAGGAAATACTGAAATTGTAGATAAACTAGAAAATTATACGCCTTGCATACCTGTAATAGTATGTGGAGAGCTTTTATTTGGTGCAAATAATTCTGCTCGTGTTGCTCAAAATACAGAAATTATTACCAGTTTTATAAATGCTACTGAAGTTTTGGCTGTTACGTATGAAGTTGCAGAAAAATATGGTAAAGTGAGAAATCAACTCAAAAAGATAGGAAGACCCATTCCAGAAAATGATATTTGGATTGCAGCTATTTGTTTGACTTATGATTTGCCTTTAGCTACACTTGATAAACATTTTGGCTATGTAGAGGGAATAGACTTATTTTTGTAG
- a CDS encoding ATP-binding protein, whose product MRIKKITYTDPNWELDELQLNRINLIVGKNSTGKTRTLQTIDLLVKMITQKRSLNWGGLWDILFENYKGEEIEYKFSTSYKHKNEGVTFEKMIVDGRLVLSRSRHHNDGRTKIKNYNTGIYDYVYPPDNKLALHTNRDVKAYPFLEDVANWAEQSYGFKFGNISPYSLLNQQEYDLLTTVEDIPTLFKSLKTSDKDKIILDFNGLGYNISNISIQGNGATTIMLVKEKNLKKSIPHFQLSQGMFRTLALIVYVQYLTSRKKPATIIIDDLCEGLDYERATKLGKLLFKTALDGDIQLIATSNDNFLMEVIDLKYLNVLFREGKKVHGINIQSNPKLFEEFRFTGLSNFDFFSSNYIKSIQE is encoded by the coding sequence ATGAGAATAAAAAAAATAACATATACTGATCCAAACTGGGAGTTGGATGAGCTACAATTGAATAGAATAAATTTAATAGTAGGAAAAAATTCTACAGGTAAAACCAGAACTCTGCAGACTATTGATTTATTAGTAAAAATGATTACTCAAAAGAGAAGTCTTAACTGGGGAGGACTTTGGGATATTTTATTTGAGAACTATAAAGGAGAAGAAATAGAGTATAAATTCAGTACAAGTTATAAACATAAAAATGAAGGTGTAACTTTTGAGAAAATGATAGTTGATGGTAGATTAGTTTTATCTAGGAGCAGACATCATAATGATGGTAGAACAAAAATAAAAAATTATAATACTGGTATCTACGATTATGTTTATCCTCCTGATAATAAACTAGCTCTTCATACTAATAGAGATGTTAAAGCGTATCCGTTTTTAGAAGATGTAGCAAACTGGGCTGAACAATCTTACGGATTTAAGTTTGGTAACATTAGTCCATATTCATTACTCAATCAGCAAGAGTATGACCTATTAACTACAGTTGAAGATATACCTACACTTTTTAAGTCCTTAAAAACATCTGATAAAGATAAAATTATTCTTGATTTTAATGGCTTAGGATATAATATTAGCAATATATCTATCCAAGGTAATGGAGCTACAACAATTATGCTTGTAAAAGAAAAAAATCTAAAGAAAAGCATTCCACACTTTCAACTTTCTCAAGGAATGTTTAGAACACTGGCGTTAATTGTTTATGTACAGTATCTTACAAGTCGTAAGAAGCCTGCGACAATAATTATTGATGATTTATGCGAAGGACTTGACTATGAGCGTGCCACAAAACTAGGTAAGTTACTATTTAAAACAGCATTAGATGGTGACATTCAGCTAATTGCAACCTCAAATGATAACTTCTTAATGGAAGTTATAGATTTAAAGTATTTGAATGTTCTTTTCAGAGAAGGTAAGAAGGTTCATGGTATAAATATTCAATCAAATCCTAAGCTATTCGAAGAGTTTAGATTTACAGGGTTATCTAATTTTGATTTCTTTTCTTCTAATTATATTAAATCAATACAAGAGTGA